One genomic segment of Linepithema humile isolate Giens D197 chromosome 5, Lhum_UNIL_v1.0, whole genome shotgun sequence includes these proteins:
- the LOC105675547 gene encoding coiled-coil domain-containing protein 102A — MAQSTTSGTSSRRYMREHEVLSSSRYVDNEWESKEALRQRELEEARARAAQMEKTMRWWSDCTANWREKWSKVRNERNAARDEAKALRAKLEIAVKDANTFKHESQDLELQNEQLKKEMEKIHMILLKHAGQFDQQIFTMLESDPQVRATFGLDEQLEFYNNVEPSDTLNSQRDMLSCKNSHNASDVASGGHSILPERDIEEYVLQGAVPKHAVELYKESPSNSLDKNIAKLVTDNTARKDVLEKQQLSLDMYKDDCLNQKMSALQLQLDEATKAISAEREEKSSLHRTVEKLKAEIKQLREQCEELSGSRADAMRELSELKERFQLELSEEHIADLIDNTSNGEGMDRRLSELRTELEKLQAENAAEWGKRERLESEKISLERENKLLRLKINELQERIESRRSRPVSTVDADTKQLQQEILIRNMVLLEVKQYQAALKQSLAEKTTELSHAIRRSEQYEAEVKRVRARVDELKKELAAAQDEVDAATNSVRKLQRANKDLMEQLESANVQLEHFKNSNNESCVADGEIDGAGEEKFQPNNSDEYAEVYGQQQA, encoded by the exons ATGGCACAATCAACAACAAGCGGAACTTCCTCGCGACGATATATGAGGGAGCACGAGGTGCTGTCTTCATCACGTTATGTGGACAATGAATGGGAGTCCAAGGAG GCTTTACGACAAAGGGAACTAGAGGAGGCAAGAGCGCGAGCGGCACAAATGGAAAAAACAATGCGATGGTGGTCAGATTGTACTGCTAATTGGCGTGAAAAGTGGAGCAAAGTTCGCAATGAAAGAAATGCTGCTAGAGACGAGGCAAAAGCTCTCAGagcaaaattagaaattgcaGTTAAAGACGCGAATACTTTTAAACATGAATCTCAAGATTTGGAACTGCAAAATGAACAGCTGAAGAAAGAGATGGAAAAGATACATATGATACTCTTAAAGCACGCTGGCCAGTTTGATCAGCAAATCTTCACTATGCTAGAATCAGATCCGCAAGTAAGAGCTACTTTTGGATTGGATGAGCagttagaattttataataacgttGAACCGAGTGATACGTTAAATTCACAAAGGGACATGCTGTCTTGTAAAAATTCGCACAACGCATCGGATGTTGCTTCTGGAGGTCACAGTATCTTGCCAGAAAGGGATATTGAAGAGTATGTCTTGCAAGGTGCTGTGCCCAAACATGCAGTAGAATTATACAAAGAAAGCCCTAGTAATTCACTTGATAAAAACATCGCGAAACTAGTCACGGATAATACTGCCAGGAAAGATGTGTTGGAGAAGCAACAACTGTCATTAGATATGTACAAGGACGATTGTTTGAATCAGAAGATGTCAGCGTTACAACTTCAACTGGACGAGGCAACAAAAGCTATTTCTGCGGAAAGAGA gGAAAAAAGTTCTTTGCATCGTActgttgaaaaattgaaagctGAAATTAAGCAATTGAGGGAACAATGCGAGGAATTGTCTGGAAGCAGAGCTGACGCAATGAGGGAATTATCGGAGTTAAAGGAACGATTTCAACTTGAGCTCAGTGAAGAGCATATAGCGGATTTGATAGATAATACAAGTAACGGAGAAGGCATGGATCGTCGTCTAAGTGAGTTAAGAACCGAA ctGGAGAAACTTCAAGCTGAAAATGCAGCCGAATGGGGTAAAAGAGAAAGACTAGAGAGTGAGAAAATTTCCTTGGAACGGGAAAACAAATTGCTTCGTCTAAAAATAAACGAGTTGCAAGAGAGAATAGAATCGCGGCGATCACGACCAGTATCTACAGTTGACGCAGACACGAAGCAGCTGCAGCAAGAGATTCTAATTCGCAACATG GTGTTACTTGAAGTAAAGCAGTATCAAGCGGCACTGAAGCAATCTTTGGCAGAAAAAACAACGGAATTATCACACGCTATAAGACGATCCGAGCAATACGAGGCAGAGGTAAAGCGAGTGAGAGCAAGAGTCGATGAGTTGAAGAAAGAGCTGGCCGCCGCTCAGGACGAAGTTGACGCTGCTACGAACAGCGTACGAAAGTTGCAACGGGCTAATAAAGACCTCATGGAGCAATTGGAATCCGCAAATGTACAATtggaacattttaaaaatag caaCAACGAATCGTGCGTAGCGGATGGTGAAATAGATGGAGCAGGGGAAGAAAAGTTTCAACCTAACAATTCTGATGAATACGCTGaag TATACGGTCAGCAACAAGCCTAG
- the LOC105675546 gene encoding uncharacterized protein isoform X1 has protein sequence MRPYFIILIFLASTVLARYYEKTRFDRSIHNEHEVRNTENNNIEKQWSFTDEVTQFVAYKSRKENDCYLENIKQSQNVSRKKRQSKVLYASTLLTKLEAWRLAGGRIIDFCNGRSIILLQINRPVPGQTLDPFLNEIPVDENDISSRRVADVVLTPLKARRKRQIQLERREKMNKNFNRIRERRQTHQFRGKFRGQTQSQYLNLGNDEQKEGKAEAEATQQSSRAVVSGSRGIGQAQSMSSGGTGCEDCPGYPGYPGVEGDKIQITPTGTDRCMQSSSVGIISDILYSETGIPGVPYPGGVIPGQTIYPGGVVPGGIDAISGILPGSRPRIYPKTDQPGIVTPGGDGTYPGGVRPGTIIPGVDGTYPGGVRPGTVTPGVDGTYPGGVRPGTVTPGVDGTYPGGVRPGTVIPGVDGTYPGGIRPGTVTPGVDGTYPGGVRPGTVTPGVDGTYPGGIRPGTVTPGADGTYPGGVRPGVVRPGGDRTYPGGVQPGVVRPGGDGTYPGEHRLYPGGVQPGVQPGAYPPGGVVTTSVTTDATAKIYPGGTVPGTVFPGGTYPVTPGIYPGTGVYPGGVQPGTVPGTYPGGVVPGGTITPGVYPGTGQQIGVVPGGTTDQGVYPGGRQPPGVHYPGGVAPGTVPGGGGGGPGVVATTSTVAGAGTQVITYPSGQPTDGQVVYPGAGGITQPGRIPDGTGGVQPGVKVTHPGGVTYPGGTQQITSPGVYPGQGIYPGGGQVPTYPGGQYPGGQYPGGQYPGGQYPGGQYPGGQYPGGQYPDGQYPGGQYPGGQYPGEQYPGADTRVPGRTGGVQYPIGTPGQTIGGITGQYPGQYPGGISGPGVGTGQYPVRPYPGEVGTVGTGDSQYYAQPGRPGGPAGVQDDGAESQASSSVQQVDSGTQASASAQGKYGSGTAQSQVTGTYSGSGSFSAQAGTSDVNKSVQTEISGDKDGAASNAQGVAGHGKSQAQVQLNSDSGATSTDAQSSGWNHGTNSQVQASSKGGMADAQANGEGSTSSQAQIGFQPYLKDEDERLEKQATPFRGSGTATAQSGTHRGQSQSQLQGSFQYGITYSGAAQAGSGSGAASSRKPFNFSIADTELFKPFKPDPAVRKPVHIDSGGQSNPSASPNYENRQGNRDQGFQSSSTSRQTVIVSSKDNLDDTSGKKVLATEKPRADDATYEDYDDEYTDEDDYSTANPRLTIQEKFSSNFPAPGSDHQKPSKTVQQQSRSQSQTIQIAKGNQYDVHVSQDSSAPRTGDILQPGQSVSGYTIPPGFRGRVTSTAGTETIAQGDGGSQSQTVSLVPKDLNSTKSPGTETRSLQTNHERYVGRHASSSKNQEPSANQGSSVNQNVSPVKHTRPTPAVAIKPSYYTVTNSFAGKMNGNNEPRKYEHRYYTKSSTCGYFTFSCNVVYGSNGRTKICKPKVPTYPDGTPMKC, from the exons ATGCGGCCGTACTTCATCATCCTGATCTTTCTCGCGAGTACGGTGCTCGCGAGGTACTAC GAAAAGACGCGTTTTGATCGATCTATTCATAACGAACACGAAGTGAGGAATACAGAAAACAATAACATAGAAAAACAATGGTCTTTCACTGACGAAGTAAcg CAATTCGTTGCATACAAGAGCAGGAAAGAAAACGACTGCTatctagaaaatataaaacaaagtcAAAATGTATCACGTAAGAAACGGCAATCTAAGGTTCTCTATGCGTCGACACTTCTCACAAAACTAGAG GCGTGGAGACTTGCTGGAGGCCGAATCATTGATTTTTGCAACGGACGCAGTATCATCTTGCTACAGATAAATAGACCCGTGCCTGGGCAAACTCTCGATCCATTTCTAAACGAAATCCCTGTAGATGAGAACGATATTTCGTCTAGACGAGTAGCTGACGTGGTTTTAACGCCATTGAAAGCTCGGAGGAAGAGGCAGATCCAACTCGAGCGACGGGagaaaatgaacaaaaatttcaatcgaATTCGAGAACGTCGACAGACGCATCAGTTTCGAGGAAAATTTCGCGGACAAACGCAAtctcaatatttaaatctcgGTAACGATGAACAGAAAGAAGGCAAAGCGGAAGCTGAAGCCACTCAGCAATCTTCGCGCGCCGTAGTTA GCGGTAGTCGTGGTATAGGTCAAGCGCAAAGTATGTCGTCAGGTGGTACCGGTTGCGAAGATTGTCCTGGATATCCTGGATATCCCGGCGTCGAAGGAGATAAGATACAAATCACACCTACAGGTACTGATAGATGTATGCAAAGTTCAAGTGTGGGCATtatatctgatattttatattctgaaaCAGGAATACCTGGAGTACCTTATCCTGGTGGTGTTATTCCTGGACAAACAATATATCCAGGTGGAGTAGTTCCCGGAGGAATTGATGCCATTTCCGGAATTCTTCCTGGAAGTAGACCAAGAATTTATCCTAAAACTGATCAACCTGGAATTGTAACACCAGGAGGAGATGGAACGTATCCCGGAGGTGTTCGACCTGGTACTATAATTCCAGGAGTTGACGGAACGTATCCTGGAGGAGTTCGGCCTGGAACCGTGACACCAGGAGTCGACGGAACGTATCCTGGAGGTGTTCGACCTGGAACCGTAACACCAGGAGTCGACGGAACGTATCCTGGAGGTGTTCGGCCTGGCACCGTGATACCAGGAGTTGACGGAACGTATCCTGGAGGAATTCGGCCTGGAACCGTAACACCAGGAGTCGACGGAACGTATCCTGGAGGTGTTCGACCTGGAACCGTAACACCGGGAGTCGACGGAACGTATCCTGGAGGAATTCGGCCTGGAACCGTAACACCAGGAGCCGATGGAACGTATCCTGGAGGCGTTCGGCCCGGAGTTGTAAGACCGGGAGGTGATAGAACGTATCCTGGAGGCGTTCAGCCCGGGGTTGTGAGACCGGGAGGTGATGGAACGTATCCTGGAGAGCATAGACTATATCCAGGAGGTGTTCAACCTGGAGTCCAACCGGGTGCCTATCCTCCTGGAGGCGTTGTGACTACTTCAGTGACAACAGACGCTACTGCTAAAATTTACCCGGGTGGTACCGTACCCGGAACAGTCTTTCCCGGTGGAACATATCCAGTAACTCCTGGTATTTATCCGGGAACTGGAGTCTATCCTGGTGGCGTCCAACCTGGTACCGTGCCAGGAACGTATCCTGGCGGCGTTGTTCCAGGAGGTACAATAACTCCGGGAGTTTATCCTGGTACTGGACAGCAGATTGGCGTTGTCCCAGGTGGAACAACAGATCAAGGAGTTTATCCTGGTGGTAGACAACCACCTGGGGTGCATTATCCGGGAGGTGTTGCGCCAGGTACTGTGCCAGGGGGTGGAGGTGGAGGTCCTGGTGTAGTCGCAACTACAAGTACCGTCGCTGGCGCTGGTACACAAGTAATAACCTATCCAAGCGGTCAGCCAACGGATGGCCAAGTGGTCTATCCAGGCGCTGGTGGTATCACGCAACCAGGTAGAATTCCTGACGGAACAGGCGGTGTACAGCCTGGTGTCAAAGTTACACATCCAGGAGGTGTCACATATCCTGGCGGCACACAACAAATCACTTCTCCCGGTGTCTATCCTGGTCAAGGAATCTATCCCGGTGGAGGTCAAGTACCGACATATCCAGGCGGACAATATCCAGGCGGGCAATATCCAGGCGGACAATACCCAGGCGGACAATACCCAGGCGGGCAATATCCAGGCGGGCAATATCCAGGCGGACAATATCCGGACGGACAATATCCGGGCGGACAATATCCAGGCGGGCAATATCCAGGAGAGCAATATCCAGGCGCAGATACCAGAGTGCCTGGCAGAACAGGTGGCGTTCAGTATCCAATAGGTACACCAGGTCAAACAATTGGAGGAATTACTGGGCAATATCCTGGACAGTATCCAGGCGGAATTAGTGGCCCTGGTGTAGGTACTGGTCAATATCCAGTGAGACCTTATCCAGGAGAAGTTGGAACTGTCGGTACCGGAGATTCGCAATACTATGCGCAACCTGGAAGACCAGGTGGACCGGCGGGTGTGCAAGATGACGGCGCCGAGTCGCAGGCGTCGAGTTCCGTGCAGCAGGTGGATTCGGGTACTCAAGCGAGCGCCTCGGCGCAAGGTAAATACGGCTCGGGCACGGCTCAGTCACAAGTGACGGGCACGTACAGCGGCTCCGGCAGCTTTTCGGCCCAGGCCGGTACCAGTGACGTGAATAAAAGCGTTCAGACCGAGATCAGTGGGGACAAGGACGGAGCTGCTAGCAACGCGCAAGGCGTCGCCGGTCACGGGAAGAGTCAAGCGCAGGTACAGCTGAATTCCGATTCCGGGGCCACTTCGACAGACGCCCAGAGCAGCGGTTGGAATCACGGTACCAATTCTCAAGTGCAGGCGAGTTCCAAGGGCGGAATGGCGGATGCTCAAGCCAATGGCGAAGGCAGTACTTCCAGCCAAGCGCAGATTGGTTTTCAGCCGTACTTGAAAGACGAAGACGAAAGGCTGGAGAAACAGGCAACGCCGTTCCGCGGCAGCGGTACGGCGACAGCTCAGAGCGGTACACATCGCGGCCAGTCCCAGTCGCAGCTGCAAGGTTCCTTTCAATACGGAATTACGTACAGCGGTGCGGCGCAAGCTGGATCCGGATCCGGCGCTGCGTCCTCGCGGAAACCCTTCAATTTCAGCATCGCCGACACCGAGCTCTTCAAGCCGTTCAAACCGGATCCAGCTGTAAGAAAACCGGTGCACATTGACAGTGGTGGACAGTCAAATCCGTCGGCAAGTCCAAACTATGAAAACAGGCAAGGCAATCGCGACCAAGGTTTTCAAAGCAGTTCGACTTCGAGACAGACTGTCATCGTGAGTTCCAAGGATAATCTAGACGACACTTCCGGCAAGAAAGTATTGGCTACGGAGAAGCCGCGAGCAGACGATGCAACGTACGAGGATTACGACGACGAGTACACGGACGAGGATGATTATTCCACGGCGAATCCGAGATTGACGATTCAAGAAAAGTTCTCGAGTAATTTTCCAGCCCCGGGCTCGGATCATCAAAAACCTAGTAAAACTGTCCAGCAGCAGAGCCGCAGTCAATCACAAACGATACAGATCGCCAAGGGGAACCAGTATGACGTCCACGTCAGTCAAGACTCGAGTGCGCCGCGAACAGGCGACATCCTGCAGCCGGGACAATCCGTATCGGGATACACCATCCCGCCTGGATTTCGTGGAAGAGTAACGTCGACTGCCGGTACCGAGACCATTGCCCAGGGCGACGGCGGATCTCAATCGCAGACTGTGTCCTTGGTGCCGAAGGATTTGAATAGCACCAAATCGCCCGGCACGGAGACCAGATCGCTTCAGACCAATCATGAGCGTTACGTCGGCCGGCACGCATCGAGCAGTAAGAATCAAGAACCTTCTGCGAATCAAGGATCTTCTGTTAATCAAAACGTATCTCCCGTTAAGCACACGAGACCTACTCCGGCGGTAGCTATAAAACCAAGTTACTATACCGTGACCAACAGTTTTGCCGGCAAGATGAACGGCAACAATGAGCCGCGTAAGTACGAGCATCGATATTACACCAAGAGCTCCACTTGCGGATACTTCACGTTCTCCTGCAACGTCGTGTACGGTTCCAACGGCAGGACGAAGATCTGTAAGCCAAAAGTGCCAACGTATCCCGACGGCACGCCTATGAAATGTTGA
- the LOC105675546 gene encoding collagen alpha-1(III) chain isoform X2, protein MRPYFIILIFLASTVLARYYEKTRFDRSIHNEHEVRNTENNNIEKQWSFTDEVTQFVAYKSRKENDCYLENIKQSQNVSRKKRQSKVLYASTLLTKLEAWRLAGGRIIDFCNGRSIILLQINRPVPGQTLDPFLNEIPVDENDISSRRVADVVLTPLKARRKRQIQLERREKMNKNFNRIRERRQTHQFRGKFRGQTQSQYLNLGNDEQKEGKAEAEATQQSSRAVVSGSRGIGQAQSMSSGGTGCEDCPGYPGYPGVEGDKIQITPTGIPGVPYPGGVIPGQTIYPGGVVPGGIDAISGILPGSRPRIYPKTDQPGIVTPGGDGTYPGGVRPGTIIPGVDGTYPGGVRPGTVTPGVDGTYPGGVRPGTVTPGVDGTYPGGVRPGTVIPGVDGTYPGGIRPGTVTPGVDGTYPGGVRPGTVTPGVDGTYPGGIRPGTVTPGADGTYPGGVRPGVVRPGGDRTYPGGVQPGVVRPGGDGTYPGEHRLYPGGVQPGVQPGAYPPGGVVTTSVTTDATAKIYPGGTVPGTVFPGGTYPVTPGIYPGTGVYPGGVQPGTVPGTYPGGVVPGGTITPGVYPGTGQQIGVVPGGTTDQGVYPGGRQPPGVHYPGGVAPGTVPGGGGGGPGVVATTSTVAGAGTQVITYPSGQPTDGQVVYPGAGGITQPGRIPDGTGGVQPGVKVTHPGGVTYPGGTQQITSPGVYPGQGIYPGGGQVPTYPGGQYPGGQYPGGQYPGGQYPGGQYPGGQYPGGQYPDGQYPGGQYPGGQYPGEQYPGADTRVPGRTGGVQYPIGTPGQTIGGITGQYPGQYPGGISGPGVGTGQYPVRPYPGEVGTVGTGDSQYYAQPGRPGGPAGVQDDGAESQASSSVQQVDSGTQASASAQGKYGSGTAQSQVTGTYSGSGSFSAQAGTSDVNKSVQTEISGDKDGAASNAQGVAGHGKSQAQVQLNSDSGATSTDAQSSGWNHGTNSQVQASSKGGMADAQANGEGSTSSQAQIGFQPYLKDEDERLEKQATPFRGSGTATAQSGTHRGQSQSQLQGSFQYGITYSGAAQAGSGSGAASSRKPFNFSIADTELFKPFKPDPAVRKPVHIDSGGQSNPSASPNYENRQGNRDQGFQSSSTSRQTVIVSSKDNLDDTSGKKVLATEKPRADDATYEDYDDEYTDEDDYSTANPRLTIQEKFSSNFPAPGSDHQKPSKTVQQQSRSQSQTIQIAKGNQYDVHVSQDSSAPRTGDILQPGQSVSGYTIPPGFRGRVTSTAGTETIAQGDGGSQSQTVSLVPKDLNSTKSPGTETRSLQTNHERYVGRHASSSKNQEPSANQGSSVNQNVSPVKHTRPTPAVAIKPSYYTVTNSFAGKMNGNNEPRKYEHRYYTKSSTCGYFTFSCNVVYGSNGRTKICKPKVPTYPDGTPMKC, encoded by the exons ATGCGGCCGTACTTCATCATCCTGATCTTTCTCGCGAGTACGGTGCTCGCGAGGTACTAC GAAAAGACGCGTTTTGATCGATCTATTCATAACGAACACGAAGTGAGGAATACAGAAAACAATAACATAGAAAAACAATGGTCTTTCACTGACGAAGTAAcg CAATTCGTTGCATACAAGAGCAGGAAAGAAAACGACTGCTatctagaaaatataaaacaaagtcAAAATGTATCACGTAAGAAACGGCAATCTAAGGTTCTCTATGCGTCGACACTTCTCACAAAACTAGAG GCGTGGAGACTTGCTGGAGGCCGAATCATTGATTTTTGCAACGGACGCAGTATCATCTTGCTACAGATAAATAGACCCGTGCCTGGGCAAACTCTCGATCCATTTCTAAACGAAATCCCTGTAGATGAGAACGATATTTCGTCTAGACGAGTAGCTGACGTGGTTTTAACGCCATTGAAAGCTCGGAGGAAGAGGCAGATCCAACTCGAGCGACGGGagaaaatgaacaaaaatttcaatcgaATTCGAGAACGTCGACAGACGCATCAGTTTCGAGGAAAATTTCGCGGACAAACGCAAtctcaatatttaaatctcgGTAACGATGAACAGAAAGAAGGCAAAGCGGAAGCTGAAGCCACTCAGCAATCTTCGCGCGCCGTAGTTA GCGGTAGTCGTGGTATAGGTCAAGCGCAAAGTATGTCGTCAGGTGGTACCGGTTGCGAAGATTGTCCTGGATATCCTGGATATCCCGGCGTCGAAGGAGATAAGATACAAATCACACCTACAG GAATACCTGGAGTACCTTATCCTGGTGGTGTTATTCCTGGACAAACAATATATCCAGGTGGAGTAGTTCCCGGAGGAATTGATGCCATTTCCGGAATTCTTCCTGGAAGTAGACCAAGAATTTATCCTAAAACTGATCAACCTGGAATTGTAACACCAGGAGGAGATGGAACGTATCCCGGAGGTGTTCGACCTGGTACTATAATTCCAGGAGTTGACGGAACGTATCCTGGAGGAGTTCGGCCTGGAACCGTGACACCAGGAGTCGACGGAACGTATCCTGGAGGTGTTCGACCTGGAACCGTAACACCAGGAGTCGACGGAACGTATCCTGGAGGTGTTCGGCCTGGCACCGTGATACCAGGAGTTGACGGAACGTATCCTGGAGGAATTCGGCCTGGAACCGTAACACCAGGAGTCGACGGAACGTATCCTGGAGGTGTTCGACCTGGAACCGTAACACCGGGAGTCGACGGAACGTATCCTGGAGGAATTCGGCCTGGAACCGTAACACCAGGAGCCGATGGAACGTATCCTGGAGGCGTTCGGCCCGGAGTTGTAAGACCGGGAGGTGATAGAACGTATCCTGGAGGCGTTCAGCCCGGGGTTGTGAGACCGGGAGGTGATGGAACGTATCCTGGAGAGCATAGACTATATCCAGGAGGTGTTCAACCTGGAGTCCAACCGGGTGCCTATCCTCCTGGAGGCGTTGTGACTACTTCAGTGACAACAGACGCTACTGCTAAAATTTACCCGGGTGGTACCGTACCCGGAACAGTCTTTCCCGGTGGAACATATCCAGTAACTCCTGGTATTTATCCGGGAACTGGAGTCTATCCTGGTGGCGTCCAACCTGGTACCGTGCCAGGAACGTATCCTGGCGGCGTTGTTCCAGGAGGTACAATAACTCCGGGAGTTTATCCTGGTACTGGACAGCAGATTGGCGTTGTCCCAGGTGGAACAACAGATCAAGGAGTTTATCCTGGTGGTAGACAACCACCTGGGGTGCATTATCCGGGAGGTGTTGCGCCAGGTACTGTGCCAGGGGGTGGAGGTGGAGGTCCTGGTGTAGTCGCAACTACAAGTACCGTCGCTGGCGCTGGTACACAAGTAATAACCTATCCAAGCGGTCAGCCAACGGATGGCCAAGTGGTCTATCCAGGCGCTGGTGGTATCACGCAACCAGGTAGAATTCCTGACGGAACAGGCGGTGTACAGCCTGGTGTCAAAGTTACACATCCAGGAGGTGTCACATATCCTGGCGGCACACAACAAATCACTTCTCCCGGTGTCTATCCTGGTCAAGGAATCTATCCCGGTGGAGGTCAAGTACCGACATATCCAGGCGGACAATATCCAGGCGGGCAATATCCAGGCGGACAATACCCAGGCGGACAATACCCAGGCGGGCAATATCCAGGCGGGCAATATCCAGGCGGACAATATCCGGACGGACAATATCCGGGCGGACAATATCCAGGCGGGCAATATCCAGGAGAGCAATATCCAGGCGCAGATACCAGAGTGCCTGGCAGAACAGGTGGCGTTCAGTATCCAATAGGTACACCAGGTCAAACAATTGGAGGAATTACTGGGCAATATCCTGGACAGTATCCAGGCGGAATTAGTGGCCCTGGTGTAGGTACTGGTCAATATCCAGTGAGACCTTATCCAGGAGAAGTTGGAACTGTCGGTACCGGAGATTCGCAATACTATGCGCAACCTGGAAGACCAGGTGGACCGGCGGGTGTGCAAGATGACGGCGCCGAGTCGCAGGCGTCGAGTTCCGTGCAGCAGGTGGATTCGGGTACTCAAGCGAGCGCCTCGGCGCAAGGTAAATACGGCTCGGGCACGGCTCAGTCACAAGTGACGGGCACGTACAGCGGCTCCGGCAGCTTTTCGGCCCAGGCCGGTACCAGTGACGTGAATAAAAGCGTTCAGACCGAGATCAGTGGGGACAAGGACGGAGCTGCTAGCAACGCGCAAGGCGTCGCCGGTCACGGGAAGAGTCAAGCGCAGGTACAGCTGAATTCCGATTCCGGGGCCACTTCGACAGACGCCCAGAGCAGCGGTTGGAATCACGGTACCAATTCTCAAGTGCAGGCGAGTTCCAAGGGCGGAATGGCGGATGCTCAAGCCAATGGCGAAGGCAGTACTTCCAGCCAAGCGCAGATTGGTTTTCAGCCGTACTTGAAAGACGAAGACGAAAGGCTGGAGAAACAGGCAACGCCGTTCCGCGGCAGCGGTACGGCGACAGCTCAGAGCGGTACACATCGCGGCCAGTCCCAGTCGCAGCTGCAAGGTTCCTTTCAATACGGAATTACGTACAGCGGTGCGGCGCAAGCTGGATCCGGATCCGGCGCTGCGTCCTCGCGGAAACCCTTCAATTTCAGCATCGCCGACACCGAGCTCTTCAAGCCGTTCAAACCGGATCCAGCTGTAAGAAAACCGGTGCACATTGACAGTGGTGGACAGTCAAATCCGTCGGCAAGTCCAAACTATGAAAACAGGCAAGGCAATCGCGACCAAGGTTTTCAAAGCAGTTCGACTTCGAGACAGACTGTCATCGTGAGTTCCAAGGATAATCTAGACGACACTTCCGGCAAGAAAGTATTGGCTACGGAGAAGCCGCGAGCAGACGATGCAACGTACGAGGATTACGACGACGAGTACACGGACGAGGATGATTATTCCACGGCGAATCCGAGATTGACGATTCAAGAAAAGTTCTCGAGTAATTTTCCAGCCCCGGGCTCGGATCATCAAAAACCTAGTAAAACTGTCCAGCAGCAGAGCCGCAGTCAATCACAAACGATACAGATCGCCAAGGGGAACCAGTATGACGTCCACGTCAGTCAAGACTCGAGTGCGCCGCGAACAGGCGACATCCTGCAGCCGGGACAATCCGTATCGGGATACACCATCCCGCCTGGATTTCGTGGAAGAGTAACGTCGACTGCCGGTACCGAGACCATTGCCCAGGGCGACGGCGGATCTCAATCGCAGACTGTGTCCTTGGTGCCGAAGGATTTGAATAGCACCAAATCGCCCGGCACGGAGACCAGATCGCTTCAGACCAATCATGAGCGTTACGTCGGCCGGCACGCATCGAGCAGTAAGAATCAAGAACCTTCTGCGAATCAAGGATCTTCTGTTAATCAAAACGTATCTCCCGTTAAGCACACGAGACCTACTCCGGCGGTAGCTATAAAACCAAGTTACTATACCGTGACCAACAGTTTTGCCGGCAAGATGAACGGCAACAATGAGCCGCGTAAGTACGAGCATCGATATTACACCAAGAGCTCCACTTGCGGATACTTCACGTTCTCCTGCAACGTCGTGTACGGTTCCAACGGCAGGACGAAGATCTGTAAGCCAAAAGTGCCAACGTATCCCGACGGCACGCCTATGAAATGTTGA